A genomic window from Lentibacter algarum includes:
- the ilvD gene encoding dihydroxy-acid dehydratase: MTKFDKSKLPSRHVTEGPSKAPHRSFYHAMGMTEEEIHQPLVGVATCWNEAAPCNISLNRQAQAAKAGVREAHGSPREFTTITVTDGIAMGHEGMRSSLASREAIADTVELTMRGHCYDALVGLAGCDKSLPGMMMAMVRLNVPSVFVYGGSILPGKAPTDVGIPEDLAGRDLTVQDMFEAVGRHQAGTLSSEALAVLERVACPSAGACGGQFTANTMACVSEAIGLALLNSSGAPAPYESRDQYAAASGEAVMMLLEKNIRARDVVTRKSLENAARVVACTGGSTNAGLHLPAIAHEAGIEFYLEDVCDIFRDTPYFVDLKPGGNYVAKDLYEAGGVPVVMKELRKAGLLHEDCMTSAGVTLGEALDGIKGEADGRVIYPIETPITKTGGVVGLKGNIAPEGAIVKVAGIAPEHQVFTGPARVFECEEEAFEAVQKRAYEEGEVLVIRNEGPAGGPGMREMLATTAALSGQGMGKKVALITDGRFSGATRGFCVGHVGPEAAHGGPIAFLATGDIITIDAIKGELSVDLSEAELAERKTQWKGPRETIYASGAVWKFAQMVGSTYQGAVTHPGAKAEKHVYMDL, from the coding sequence ATGACCAAATTTGATAAATCAAAGCTGCCAAGCCGCCACGTCACGGAGGGGCCATCAAAGGCGCCGCACCGTTCATTTTATCATGCGATGGGCATGACAGAAGAAGAGATCCATCAGCCGCTGGTGGGTGTGGCAACCTGCTGGAATGAAGCCGCTCCCTGTAATATTTCACTAAACCGTCAGGCTCAGGCTGCAAAAGCGGGCGTTCGAGAGGCCCACGGTAGCCCGCGAGAGTTTACCACCATCACTGTAACGGATGGGATCGCGATGGGGCACGAGGGCATGCGCTCGTCATTGGCGAGTCGTGAAGCGATTGCTGACACTGTTGAACTGACGATGCGGGGGCATTGCTATGATGCGCTTGTTGGTCTTGCGGGCTGTGACAAATCCTTGCCAGGAATGATGATGGCAATGGTGCGCCTCAATGTGCCGTCAGTTTTTGTTTACGGCGGTTCGATTTTGCCGGGTAAGGCGCCGACGGATGTGGGTATTCCTGAAGATCTTGCGGGGCGCGATCTCACTGTTCAGGATATGTTTGAGGCGGTTGGTCGGCATCAGGCCGGTACTTTGTCTAGCGAAGCGCTTGCTGTGCTGGAGCGCGTGGCGTGTCCGAGCGCTGGCGCCTGCGGTGGACAGTTTACGGCGAATACAATGGCTTGCGTGAGTGAAGCGATCGGTTTGGCTTTGCTCAACTCTTCAGGCGCACCAGCGCCGTACGAAAGCCGCGATCAGTATGCCGCAGCTTCTGGCGAAGCTGTCATGATGTTGCTTGAAAAGAACATTCGCGCGCGGGATGTGGTCACGCGTAAATCGCTAGAGAACGCGGCACGCGTTGTGGCCTGTACTGGCGGCAGCACCAATGCGGGGCTACACCTCCCTGCAATTGCGCATGAGGCAGGTATCGAATTTTACCTTGAAGATGTTTGTGACATTTTCCGGGACACACCCTATTTCGTCGACCTGAAACCAGGTGGTAATTATGTGGCAAAAGACCTTTATGAAGCGGGTGGCGTGCCTGTTGTGATGAAGGAATTGCGCAAGGCAGGCTTGCTGCACGAAGACTGCATGACCTCTGCGGGTGTGACGTTGGGCGAGGCGCTGGACGGGATCAAAGGCGAGGCCGATGGCCGCGTGATCTATCCGATCGAGACGCCAATCACCAAAACCGGTGGGGTTGTGGGCCTTAAGGGCAATATCGCTCCCGAAGGTGCGATTGTGAAAGTTGCAGGGATTGCACCTGAGCATCAGGTTTTCACAGGTCCAGCTCGGGTTTTTGAATGTGAGGAGGAGGCCTTTGAAGCGGTTCAAAAGCGCGCCTATGAGGAGGGCGAGGTGCTTGTCATTCGCAACGAGGGGCCTGCTGGCGGGCCTGGTATGCGCGAGATGCTGGCAACCACAGCTGCCTTGAGCGGACAAGGCATGGGCAAGAAAGTCGCGCTGATCACCGATGGCCGCTTTTCTGGCGCAACGCGTGGGTTTTGTGTGGGGCACGTTGGGCCAGAGGCTGCGCATGGCGGACCGATTGCCTTTTTGGCGACAGGGGACATTATCACGATTGATGCCATCAAGGGGGAACTCTCCGTTGATCTGAGCGAAGCCGAGCTTGCAGAACGTAAGACGCAATGGAAAGGGCCACGCGAAACGATTTATGCTTCGGGCGCTGTTTGGAAATTTGCACAGATGGTTGGCTCGACTTATCAGGGGGCGGTGACGCATCCCGGGGCCAAGGCGGAGAAGCATGTCTATATGGACCTCTAG
- a CDS encoding DUF6478 family protein: MALMKSNAAWRRALYRITLRRWQRAAQRAKDAKLEALRTERAEARKIKSQLDRLIHIADERLALPMVGSHAFDKPFDSDWAWRPELWRGPLPTPSLSSAETKSMLGDEVTLFHDCRYSELTLRQLRNRREADLAPYGLRLDVFKFDGSFLSVVVDLPEAAANGLLRKHLLRIQTIVECEKPLEIFARLNVKHGPNTEQIVRELPLNQQDVMVEFDLAYSKMNEKRVERIWLDLIFEGPEMNQVTLRDLTFSRRPRAEL; encoded by the coding sequence ATGGCTTTGATGAAGAGCAACGCAGCATGGCGCAGAGCGCTATACCGGATAACACTCCGGAGATGGCAGCGCGCAGCGCAGCGCGCCAAGGATGCAAAGCTCGAGGCCCTGCGAACCGAACGGGCTGAGGCACGTAAAATAAAATCACAGTTAGATAGGCTCATTCACATAGCCGACGAGCGCCTTGCTTTGCCGATGGTGGGGTCACATGCGTTTGACAAGCCTTTTGACTCCGACTGGGCATGGCGGCCTGAGTTATGGCGTGGGCCTTTGCCAACACCTAGTCTAAGTTCGGCTGAAACGAAGTCCATGCTTGGTGATGAAGTGACTTTGTTCCATGACTGTCGCTACTCTGAGCTCACGTTGCGCCAATTGCGAAACCGCCGTGAGGCTGATCTTGCGCCCTATGGCCTTCGACTAGATGTCTTTAAGTTTGATGGCTCTTTCTTGTCTGTCGTTGTCGACTTACCTGAGGCTGCGGCCAACGGCTTGCTACGCAAGCATTTACTGCGCATCCAGACCATCGTTGAATGTGAAAAGCCGCTTGAGATATTTGCGCGCCTCAATGTCAAACATGGCCCAAACACCGAACAGATCGTTAGAGAACTGCCGTTGAACCAGCAAGATGTCATGGTTGAGTTTGATCTCGCTTATTCGAAAATGAACGAAAAACGTGTCGAGCGGATCTGGCTTGATCTTATCTTTGAGGGGCCAGAAATGAACCAAGTGACTTTGCGTGATTTAACTTTTAGCCGTAGACCAAGAGCCGAACTTTAG
- the nudC gene encoding NAD(+) diphosphatase, which translates to MKLAETVTFGGSGLDRAAEVRGQPDALSQAIADGQAETILLWRGKPLLEGDARERLARLPMDHVVLQEHGKEPILLGRETDGRLVFVSDISDWVPHEVDEAALGAFFDPTEQQHPLLLETQFFQELRGAMTRLSPRDAELAATARAVLGWHRSHRFCAACGTESQMAMAGWQRSCPACNTQHFPRTDPVVIMLITRGNSVLMGRSPGWPEGMYSLLAGFVEPGETVEAAVRREVFEEAAINVGAVGYLASQPWPFPSSLMIGCYGRAETDAITIDPNEIEDARWFSREEIALSFAGEHPTLTPARKGAIAHFLLSNWLADRLR; encoded by the coding sequence ATGAAACTGGCAGAAACCGTAACATTTGGAGGCTCGGGGCTGGATCGTGCGGCGGAGGTTCGGGGCCAACCTGACGCTCTTTCGCAAGCCATAGCCGATGGTCAGGCAGAAACCATTTTGCTTTGGCGGGGAAAGCCACTCTTAGAGGGAGATGCGCGCGAGCGCTTGGCCCGTCTCCCTATGGATCATGTTGTCCTACAAGAACACGGAAAAGAGCCCATCTTGCTGGGACGCGAAACGGATGGGCGATTGGTTTTTGTCAGTGATATTTCTGATTGGGTTCCGCACGAGGTTGATGAAGCGGCACTCGGAGCTTTCTTTGATCCGACCGAACAGCAACACCCACTGCTGCTAGAAACGCAATTTTTTCAGGAACTGCGTGGCGCAATGACCCGTCTTTCGCCGCGGGATGCAGAATTGGCGGCGACGGCGCGCGCTGTCCTGGGTTGGCACAGATCGCATCGTTTCTGTGCGGCTTGTGGGACGGAGAGCCAAATGGCTATGGCTGGCTGGCAACGGTCTTGCCCTGCCTGTAACACACAGCATTTTCCGCGCACTGATCCTGTCGTCATTATGCTTATCACGCGTGGGAACTCTGTTTTGATGGGGCGCTCACCAGGCTGGCCTGAGGGTATGTATTCCCTTCTGGCGGGATTTGTGGAGCCTGGAGAAACTGTTGAAGCGGCTGTGCGCCGTGAAGTTTTTGAGGAGGCCGCAATCAATGTTGGTGCGGTGGGTTATCTGGCAAGCCAGCCTTGGCCATTTCCAAGCTCACTGATGATTGGCTGCTACGGACGTGCCGAAACGGATGCGATAACAATTGATCCGAATGAGATTGAGGATGCGCGTTGGTTCAGCCGTGAAGAAATTGCACTATCGTTTGCGGGCGAACATCCGACGTTAACGCCTGCTCGAAAGGGAGCGATAGCTCACTTTTTACTTTCGAACTGGCTTGCGGATCGGCTCAGATAG